The following proteins come from a genomic window of Trifolium pratense cultivar HEN17-A07 linkage group LG4, ARS_RC_1.1, whole genome shotgun sequence:
- the LOC123920067 gene encoding pentatricopeptide repeat-containing protein At5g46580, chloroplastic — protein sequence MATSLSSVIHITFLDTKTTQRRFITPSKSHRKFLVNSSKSTPDTPLTPISDNKKNSSLSDQLASLANTTLSTVPEDQPEILSKPNPTWVNPTKAKRPMLSQQKQKRSSVSYNPQLREFQQFAQRLNNCDLSNEEEFMACLEEIPTTSLSRVNVLLVLNSLRPWQKTYKFLNWIKSKDLIPMETIFYNVTMKSLRFGRQFGIIEELALQMIDNGIEMDNITYSTIISCAKKCNLFDKAVHWFEKMYKMGLMPDEVTFSVILDVYARLGKVEEVVSLFERGRATGWKPDPITFSVLGKMFGEAGDYDGIRYVLQEMKSLGVQPNLVVYNTLLEAMGKAGKPGFARSLFEEMVDSGIAPNEKTLTAVIKIYGKARWSKDALELWKRMKENGWPMDFMLYNTLLSMCADVGLLEEAETLFKDMKQSEYCKPDSWSYTAMLNIYGSEGDVVKAIKLFEEMCKLGIELNVMGCTCLIQCLGKAMEINDLVKVFNIYVDRGVKPDDRLCGCLLSIVSLSQGSKDQEKVLGCLQRANPKLVAFIQLIADEETSFETVKEEFKSIMSNAVVEVRRPFCNCLIDICRNKDLLKRAHELLYLGTLYGFYPTLHNKTQYEWCLDVRTLSVGAALTALEEWMATLAKIVKRDEALPDLLLAQTGTGAHKFAHGLNISFASHLRKLAAPFRQSEDKVGCFIATKEDLVSWVESNSPSEFVAT from the coding sequence ATGGCTACATCTCTTTCTTCTGTAATTCACATCACATTTCTTGACACCAAAACAACACAAAGAAGATTCATCACTCCTTCAAAATCTCATAGAAAATTTCTCGTAaattcatcaaaatctactccagATACACCTCTCACACCAATTTCcgacaacaaaaaaaactcatcTTTATCCGACCAACTTGCTTCTCTTGCAAACACAACCTTATCCACTGTCCCAGAAGACCAACCCGAAATCTTATCAAAACCAAATCCAACATGGGTCAATCCCACTAAAGCTAAACGTCCTATGTTGTCTCAGCAGAAACAAAAACGTTCTTCTGTTTCATATAATCCACAGTTAAGAGAGTTTCAACAGTTTGCTCAGAGATTGAACAACTGTGATTTGTCTAATGAAGAAGAATTTATGGCTTGTTTGGAAGAAATTCCAACAACTTCACTTAGTAGAGTAAATGTTCTATTGGTGCTTAATAGTTTGAGACCATGGCAGAAGACTTATAAGTTCTTGAATTGGATCAAGAGTAAGGATTTGATTCCTATGGAAACTATATTTTATAATGTTACAATGAAGTCTTTGAGATTTGGGAGACAGTTTGGGATTATAGAAGAGCTTGCACTCCAGATGATTGATAATGGGATTGAAATGGATAACATTACTTACTCAACTATTATAAGTTGTGCTAAGAAGTGTAATCTTTTTGATAAAGCTGTGCATTGGTTTGAGAAGATGTACAAGATGGGGTTGATGCCTGATGAGGTAACTTTTTCGGTTATTTTAGATGTTTATGCTAGGTTAGGTAAGGTTGAAGAAGTTGTTAGTTTGTTTGAGAGAGGGAGGGCAACTGGGTGGAAGCCTGATCCGATTACATTTTCGGTGTTGGGGAAGATGTTTGGGGAGGCTGGTGATTATGATGGGATTAGATATGTTTTGCAGGAGATGAAGTCTCTTGGAGTGCAGCCTAATTTAGTTGTGTATAATACTTTGTTGGAAGCAATGGGTAAGGCGGGGAAGCCGGGGTTTGCGAGGAGCTTGTTTGAAGAAATGGTTGATTCGGGGATAGCTCCGAATGAGAAGACTCTAACTGCGGTAATTAAGATATATGGAAAGGCTAGGTGGTCTAAAGATGCTTTGGAATTGTGGAAACGAATGAAGGAAAACGGTTGGCCTATGGATTTTATGTTGTATAATACATTGTTGAGTATGTGTGCAGATGTTGGATTACTCGAAGAAGCTGAAACTCTGTTTAAAGATATGAAACAGTCTGAGTATTGCAAGCCAGATAGTTGGAGTTACACGGCTATGCTAAACATATATGGGAGTGAAGGAGATGTGGTTAAGGCAATTAAATTGTTTGAAGAGATGTGTAAGTTAGGTATTGAACTCAATGTGATGGGGTGTACTTGTTTGATTCAGTGCTTGGGAAAGGCCATGGAAATTAATGATTTGGTCAAAGTTTTCAACATTTATGTTGACAGAGGAGTTAAGCCAGATGATAGATTATGCGGTTGTTTGTTATCTATTGTGTCACTTTCTCAAGGTAGCAAGGATCAAGAAAAAGTCCTTGGTTGTTTGCAGCGAGCTAACCCGAAATTGGTTGCCTTTATTCAACTAATTGCTGATGAGGAAACTAGTTTTGAGACTGTCAAGGAAGAGTTTAAGAGTATAATGAGCAATGCTGTGGTTGAGGTGAGAAGACCCTTCTGCAATTGCTTGATTGACATATGTAGAAACAAAGATCTCCTAAAAAGAGCCCACGAGTTGCTCTACTTAGGGACTTTATATGGATTCTACCCAACTTTGCACAACAAAACACAATATGAATGGTGTTTAGACGTTCGAACATTGTCGGTTGGGGCAGCTCTAACTGCACTTGAAGAGTGGATGGCTACACTTGCCAAAATTGTTAAGCGAGATGAGGCATTACCGGACTTACTCCTAGCACAAACTGGTACCGGTGCTCATAAGTTTGCACATGGACTCAATATTTCTTTTGCCTCTCATTTGAGAAAATTGGCTGCTCCATTTAGGCAGAGCGAGGATAAAGTCGGTTGTTTTATTGCCACGAAAGAAGATTTAGTCTCCTGGGTGGAATCAAACTCACCGTCGGAATTTGTTGCAACATAA
- the LOC123923221 gene encoding serine/threonine-protein kinase BSK2, with amino-acid sequence MGCFHSKTAHLHSPEDPPTALPDSKKPDPGDDGGDGDQEIQVPAFKEYGLNELRRATHEFRTDYIVSESGEKAPNVVYKGKLENNRLVAVKRFSKQSWPDAQQFLAEAAGVGKVRHKRMVNLIGCCAEGDERLLVAEYMPNDTLSKHLFHWDKQPLPWEMRVRVAYHVAQALDHCSMENRKIYHDLNAYRILFDEDGDPRLSSFGLMKNSRDGKSYSTNLAYTPPEFLRTGRIVAESVIYSYGTVLLDLLSGKHIPPSHALDLIRGKNALLLMDSSLEGQYANDDATKLVELASKCLQFEARERPDIKFLLTAVTPLQKQKEVASHVLMGLTKTAAVLPLPTMLSPLGKACARMDLTAIHDILLKTGYKDEEGAENELSFQEWTQQVQDILNTKKFGDIAFRDKDFKNAIEYYSKLVVMMSVPSATVFARRAFSYLMNDQAELALRDAMQAQVCIPDWPTAFYLQALALSKLGMETDAQDMLNDGAAFEAKRSNSWRG; translated from the exons ATGGGTTGCTTTCACTCCAAAACCGCTCATCTTCACTCCCCTGAAGACCCTCCTACTGCTTTACCAGACTCAAAGAAACCCGATCCAG GTGATGATGGAGGTGATGGTGATCAAGAAATTCAGGTTCCAGCATTTAAAGAGTATGGTTTGAATGAACTTAGAAGAGCTACACATGAGTTCAGAACTGATTACATTGTTTCTGAGAGTGGTGAGAAAGCTCCTAATGTGGTTTACAAAGGAAAACTTGAGAATAATCGATTAGTCGCTGTTAAACGCTTCTCCAAACAGTCCTGGCCTGATGCTCAACAGTTTCTG GCAGAGGCAGCTGGAGTTGGGAAAGTGAGGCACAAAAGAATGGTGAATCTAATTGGTTGTTGTGCCGAAGGAGATGAAAGGCTTTTGGTAGCTGAATACATGCCAAATGATACTTTGTCCAAACATCTCTTTCATT GGGACAAGCAACCGTTACCATGGGAAATGCGTGTTAGAGTTGCATATCATGTCGCCCAGGCACTAGATCATTGTAGCATGGAAAACCGAAAAATATATCACGATCTGAATGCTTATAGGATTCTTTTTGATGAG GATGGTGATCCCCGGTTATCAAGTTTCGGGCTTATGAAAAATAGTCGAGATGGGAAAAGCTACAGCACTAATTTGGCCTATACTCCACCCGAATTCTTGCGAACAG GCAGGATAGTCGCAGAGAGTGTGATCTACAGTTACGGCACTGTCCTTCTGGATCTTTTAAGCGGCAAGCATATTCCCCCAAGCCAT GCTTTGGACCTAATTAGAGGGAAAAATGCATTGTTGTTGATGGACTCATCCCTAGAAGGGCAATATGCAAATGATGACGCTACAAAGTTGGTTGAGCTTGCATCAAAATGTCTTCAGTTTGAGGCCAGAGAACGACCTGATATTAAGTTTCTTCTCACTGCAGTTACACCTCTTCAAAAGCAGAAAGAG GTAGCATCTCATGTGTTAATGGGCCTTACTAAAACCGCGGCAGTGCTACCACTACCAACCATGCTTTCTCCTCTAGGAAAGGCTTGTGCAAGGATGGATCTTACTGCTATTCATGATATATTGTTAAAAACGGGTTATAAAGATGAAGAAGGTGCAGAAAATGAG CTTTCATTTCAAGAGTGGACACAACAAGTGCAGGACATCTTGAACACAAAAAAGTTTGGCGATATTGCATTTAGAGACAAGGATTTCAAAAATGCAATTGAGTATTATTCGAAG TTGGTGGTTATGATGTCTGTTCCATCTGCAACCGTCTTTGCAAGGAGAGCCTTCTCCTACTTGATGAACGATCAGGCAGAACTTGCATTAAGAGACGCAATGCAGGCGCAGGTATGCATACCTGATTGGCCAACTGCATTCTACCTACAAGCTCTTGCTCTCTCAAAGCTGGGAATGGAAACTGATGCACAGGACATGCTTAACGATGGAGCAGCCTTTGAAGCAAAGAGGTCTAACAGCTGGCGCGGCTAA